The Thunnus albacares chromosome 11, fThuAlb1.1, whole genome shotgun sequence genome contains a region encoding:
- the LOC122992841 gene encoding obscurin-like isoform X3 — protein MDVFGGAPRFLAYPRPVMVQSGTDAVLKCQIGGDPRPAVIWERNNEKIDPQGRYRVFEDGNVYNLIISAVTTEDSGQYICKAKNSIGETYAAATLKVEGEAQEMELREENKPRFLIKPLSTRVGRGEDAVFSCKLWGSPRPEVVWEKDGRKLNEIFESTHFSVGYQDGGWFQLKIFKTRAPDGGVYTCKARNEFGEALAGAVLLVDAGPGHEDEGNRNGYTNGHWKTHQGKQRSGRQVPNRLKDDPLTKSTKVKMFAVTEGKHAKFRCFVTGKPKPEIIWRKDGRLILSGRRYLLYEDREGYFTLKVLYCKQKDNGVYVCAASNTAGQTLSAVHLSVKEPPVRFKQPLIDLEVWERDLAVLECEVPEDSVPITWYLEDRRLQPGAKYGMEEWGTKRRLTIRDIGVDDDGIYLCEMPDGGRSIAEVAVKGTILRKLPRKVDVLEGENAAFCVEVEKEEMDIHWYKDGVELRETHKTILKSFGRTHILVFVNTMPQDSGLVIFLVGRSKTSSQLRVKAARHCPPSCPVGVQINTERANAALLSWVPAQDSRKNPPSGYVLERQEVGTGSQEWLQCLTTDSATSVEILGDSVPCEADYRFRICSVNKYGKSNNVEFPRAVHLVPVARIQAPLQDALVPEGQDALFSIELSASVIGTWFLNGTQLQEDERYSMRRTRTHQSLRMRGVRDTDNGAEITFIAYGIRDSAALYIQAPLVKFSPLSEMDRNKFVEIGNPIVLYCELSDPAAPVHWYKNGTELQTIEGLHIQSEGTMRRIVIQSAEFSHSGVYCCDAIDDVIRFNVEVEAPPVRFSAIPDAERNKTIQRHCPIILQCELSDPSAQVHWYKDGSKLHPQSGVDILTDGLVRKLVVQSADFFHSGLYCCKTKGDTITFSVDIKAPPVKFSAIPEEMRTKSIEAGCPLVLQCVVSDPEADVCWYKDEMQLVSNSGLEIHSEGNTRTIVVQSAELCHSGVYRCTTLDDTMDFQVEIKAIPVTYSTIFDVERTKSLEAGKPLELECEVADSTVPVCWYKDGVKLLPQNGWIIQNNGTLRRLIIPSAEFLHSGLYSCETSDDTIHFTVDIKAASLPLSPSPEVVEKQSLEATCPTEPTSEISDTAVQVSWQRDKEHNCNREPDFEMERIKKTLVIEPTHPSNSGAYYCATADDVAQLIVKNQVPSVTYLLGPGVEKTKSAEEHCPIVQQFEISDPIAKACWYKDGTQIYPKGEADCESQSSSQALPLQSHHLSGDRSFGCETSGDAQSNVVKAEQCHYGDEIGEIADASAQYTVDVKATPPRLSSDQEKNKSTEEAYPVDVERISSKRNSGIFGSKRGDIQTYEEHSREMTAPQSTYEYTTDWITSKQPNELSDNQQMINAKSPVYCNSVQPTIMKSDTQHDNKQSTESQGEEFIYYIQHAETPSEQLVTSLKTTVQSDEFCNILQTATVESEESNVKTITAQSEELHSSVQMGAVLSEQCNPLQTSTAQSGHLTNHLQISTFKSDELCDSVKTATLQSEESFKSLQSGTLQSEEPFKSLQSATGQTEELHNSTQMPAILSGKLLDCLQTENVHSEELFNSLRTAKDQSEELSRPLQTSTVQSEKLCDFPDTASLQSVGLHNSQKAETIQPGGQYNILQSAFVRLDDLYHTGQAVPNQSEVSMQATTVQADCHHMMEATQDQVDSTLNSGQKSTTQFSEPNHVKQASTVQSEEIYLSRMYDSHWNDYVTANKVAVEAPPVRITTLCEAERNKSVEVDEPIVLRCEISDPNAQVTWYKDGIKLHEAAGQDMLEEGSIRTLAFQSATLSHAGIYSCKTTDDAMQFHVDVKAPLLKLSAISEADQKKTVMAGCPIALQCELSDPAGQVSWYKDGTELLPQNGVDIQSEGNVRSLVVPSAERAHSGIYRCESKDDDIQFDVEVKALPVKFSELQETDRNKSVQEGCPIVLSCELSHDSSAHVDWYKDGMKLLQQNNVEIQSDGLTRSLVIHSAESIHSGSYECSTADDTITFKVDVQGRSPQIMPIPLSEKHKVVAIGFPIVLQCEVSDPVAQVSWFKEEVELFCKTGLDMKRDGSLRKLIINSAKVSDSGFYSCNLADDVVTFHVDIQATPVRFSTLPEVARNKFVEAGCPIKLQCEVSEPTAQVYWQKDGEQLFPKCEYEIQTKEKQRALVIKSAEVRHSGVYSCEAADDHIEFKVDVAAPPVTFADIPEEDLFKSVVEQEQLALSCEVTRADGVVQWYKDGTEIQPSNNITIQAEDTQRNLTIHSAELSDSGTYTCRAGDNILMFKVNIREPPVMIIYPKEDVHLDRHVPEEIILSCELSRPNGVVSWYKDGQKLQESENIKLKIEGPYRRLKIISSGVEDSGEYVCDTADDSIFFNLSITEPPVRIVSPSQSQMELCQQTSERMVLSCEISRPNAMVRWYRDGLEVEENDNLILEVDGVYRRLIIPETTVKDSAEYVCDTADDSVTFFVNIAEPPVRFVRPRKTASRVEKVVGNTLVLDCEVSRSNAEVTWKKNGEEVEDSRNVTILEDGAMRQLTIHSLTVEDSGQYVCDAKDDVMDFHVKVQDLPVKILGKTDAKTEKQFLVSDDIILVCELSRSNASVSWYKNNQLIDDTERYCSEEQGVFRSLVVLNAGLEDSGEYTCDAVDDKMVFYITVKEPPVKIIGNSGHPEHHILVAGDDLILECEVSRPNATVQWLWNGEILKPDTRVKIDSYDVVRKLVLSGLQPSDSGKYICDATDDKLTTIVEVQEAPVMFVNKEVNNNISAYENENVTLCAIVSREGVNVRWLKDGQLLNEDNIHISSEGNTHKLTINPLQLSDSGEYVCHINTDEMYFSLLVKEMKVKFIKQLENIVALKGSGLTLRCEINKPKGDVQWLKDGQEISPSRRHTIRAQGRERTFTIHELVDEDAGEYACESTGDRTSAIVTLETPRVVEFIAELRSITVCEGEDAIFKCVVSPEDTRLVWYLNGKQVAQNEHTVISSNGLCHMLCIHNCTVSDSSKVTADAEGLVSEAELQVQEQQVLFTKKMTPVIAEEYNEATLEVEVSVDTGEVQWMRQGVLIHPGAKYTLKHKGRKHSLTIHKLTMSDRGIYSCETLHDRTQAQLTVEPRKITIKRGLTDIKTTERETASFEVELSHPNVPGTWTRNGIQLKPTNHFRMTAKGQVHSLTISNLSVEDTGTFMFCVENLKTSARLAVKEPPVTIFRKLEDQKFPEGAIASIECELSRHNVNVKWMKNGVELKPGKDLRIYAMGRKRFLQIMKCHVSDSGTYTCDAGDVTTSCTVEVYERELLIVQGLEDLAIQEDQNAVFVCEISVEDVPGEWYKNGEKIQPTSTIKIRQEGTKHFLLMCNVRAEDSGEIKFVARHVESVTYLEVEELPVSIVKPLQDKTALEKSRVILDCTVSNPRCSIRWYKGSNVILPSERFEICSEGGYRKLIIQQVVLEDEGTYSVQVGEYSCSAKLTVEAQSLLMVRDLKDVEVVAPDEACFECEVSVPVLKSPVWSLKGEPLQPSSRVRLEKMGTVHRLTLRQTSPDMSGVVEFTSGKAKSTAQLRVLSK, from the exons ATGGATGTGTTTGGTGGTGCACCACGTTTCTTGGCCTACCCAAGACCTGTGATGGTACAAAGTGGGACTGATGCAGTCCTAAAGTGTCAAATTGGTGGTGATCCAAGACCTGCTGTTATTTGGGAGCGAAACAATGAAAAGATTGACCCTCAAGGACGATATAGGGTTTTCGAGGATGGAAATGTTTACAATCTCATAATTTCAGCTGTGACCACAGAGGATAGTGGTCAGTACATATGCAAAGCAAAAAACAGCATTGGGGAAACATACGCAGCTGCCACACTGAAGGTGGAAGGTGAGGCACAAGAGATGGAGTTACGAGAGGAAAATAAGCCACGATTCCTCATCAAGCCCCTCTCCACTCGTGTCGGCCGTGGGGAAGATGCTGTCTTCTCTTGTAAGCTCTGGGGAAGCCCACGACCAGAGGTTGTCTGGGAAAAAGATGGCAGGAAACTCAATGAAATATTTGAAAGCACACATTTCAGTGTGGGCTATCAGGACGGTGGCTGGTTCCAGCTAAAGATCTTTAAGACTCGTGCACCAGATGGTGGTGTATATACATGCAAGGCCAGGAATGAGTTTGGGGAAGCATTAGCAGGAGCTGTGCTGCTCGTTGATGCTGGCCCAGGACACGAGGACGAAGGAAATCGTAATGGCTACACAAATGGCCACTGGAAAACTCACCAGGGAAAACAGAGGAGCGGTAGGCAAGTGCCAAACCGGCTCAAAGACGACCCCCTGACCAAGTcaacaaaagtaaaaatgtttgcAGTGACAGAGGGCAAACATGCCAAATTCCGCTGCTTTGTGACTGGAAAACCCAAACCAGAAATCATTTGGAGGAAAGATGGCAGGCTGATACTGTCTGGAAGGCGCTATTTGTTATATGAGGACAGGGAAGGATACTTCACACTCAAAGTTCTGTACTGTAAGCAGAAGGATAATGGAGTTTATGTTTGTGCTGCATCAAATACTGCAGGGCAAACTCTCAGTGCTGTACACCTGTCCGTAAAGG AGCCACCTGTGCGGTTCAAGCAGCCTCTTATTGATCTAGAAGTATGGGAACGAGACTTGGCTGTTCTCGAGTGTGAAGTTCCAGAGGACTCTGTTCCCATCACATGGTATCTGGAGGACAGAAGACTGCAGCCAGGGGCCAAATATGGAATGGAGGAGTGGGGAACAAAACGGCGACTAACCATCCGTGACATTGGAGTTGATGATGATGGGATTTACCTCTGCGAGATGCCTGATGGTGGGAGAAGTATTGCAGAGGTAGCTGTGAAAG GTACAATTTTGCGGAAGCTTCCAAGAAAAGTGGATGTCTTGGAAGGCGAAAATGCTGCCTTTTGTGTTGAagtagaaaaagaagaaatggacATACATTGGTACAAAGATGGTGTAGAGCTGCGTGAAACGCATAAGACCATCCTTAAGTCCTTTGGTCGAACTCACATCCTGGTTTTCGTCAATACAATGCCCCAAGACTCCGGCCTTGTGATTTTCCTTGTAGGCAGATCCAAGACTTCCTCTCAACTAAGAGTGAAAG CCGCCAGACATTGTCCTCCCAGTTGTCCAGTGGGTGTGCAGATCAACACAGAGCGTGCCAATGCAGCTCTTCTCTCATGGGTTCCTGCTCAGGACTCACGAAAGAACCCTCCATCTGGATATGTGCTTGAGCGACAGGAAGTGGGCACTGGCTCACAGGAGTGGCTACAGTGTTTGACCACTGACTCTGCAACCTCTGTGGAGATCCTCGGTGACAGCGTACCATGTGAAGCTGATTATCGATTTCGCATTTGCAGTGTAAACAAATATGGAAAGAGCAACAATGTTGAGTTCCCTAGGGCAGTTCACTTGG TTCCAGTGGCCAGAATACAAGCTCCCTTACAGGATGCCTTGGTGCCCGAGGGGCAAGATGCCCTCTTCTCTATTGAGCTCTCTGCTTCTGTTATCGGCACATGGTTCTTAAACGGTACTCAGCTTCAGGAGGACGAACGTTATTCCATGCGGCGGACACGAACACACCAATCTCTTCGCATGAGAGGAGTACGTGATACAGACAACGGAGCTGAGATTACATTTATTGCCTATGGCATTCGGGATTCTGCAGCACTGTACATTCAAG CTCCTCTTGTCAAGTTTTCACCACTGTCAGAAATGGATCGAAACAAATTTGTAGAAATTGGGAACCCCATTGTGCTCTACTGTGAGCTGTCAGACCCTGCAGCTCCAGTGCACTGGTACAAGAATGGGACGGAATTACAAACAATCGAGGGTCTTCATATCCAGTCAGAGGGCACCATGAGAAGAATTGTCATCCAATCAGCAGAGTTCTCACATTCAGGAGTGTATTGCTGTGATGCCATTGATGACGTCATCAGGTTCAATGTGGAAGTAGAGG CCCCACCTGTGAGGTTTTCAGCAATTCCAGATGCTGAGAGGAACAAAACCATCCAAAGACATTGCCCCATTATTTTGCAATGTGAGCTGTCAGATCCCTCTGCTCAGGTGCACTGGTACAAAGATGGGTCAAAGCTTCACCCCCAAAGTGGAGTAGATATTCTAACTGATGGCTTGGTGAGAAAATTGGTTGTCCAATCAGCAGATTTTTTCCACTCTGGGTTGTACTGCTGCAAGACAAAGGGTGACACCATCACGTTCAGTGTGGACATcaaag CTCCACCCGTGAAGTTCTCAGCAATTCCTGAAGAAATGAGGACCAAGTCGATCGAAGCAGGCTGTCCTCTTGTACTCCAGTGTGTGGTGTCAGATCCTGAGGCCGATGTTTGCTGGTACAAGGATGAAATGCAGCTCGTTTCAAACTCTGGATTAGAAATCCACTCAGAGGGAAATACAAGGACTATAGTTGTTCAGTCTGCAGAGCTGTGCCACTCTGGTGTGTACAGATGCACCACACTGGATGATACCATGGACTTTCAAGTGGAGATCAAAG CTATACCAGTGACGTACTCTACTATCTTTGACGTTGAGAGAACCAAGTCACTTGAAGCGGGCAAACCTTTGGAGCTGGAATGTGAGGTTGCAGACTCCACTGTGCCTGTGTGCTGGTATAAAGATGGTGTAAAGCTCTTACCGCAGAATGGGTGGATTATACAGAATAATGGCACATTGAGGAGACTCATTATCCCATCTGCTGAGTTCTTGCATTCAGGGCTATACAGCTGTGAAACATCTGATGACACTATCCACTTCACTGTGGATATTAAAG CTGCATCGTTGCCGTTGTCGCCCTCACCGGAGGTTGTGGAGAAGCAGTCACTTGAGGCGACCTGCCCCACTGAACCAACGTCTGAAATCTCAGACACTGCTGTCCAGGTGTCATGGCAGAGGGATAAAGAACATAATTGTAATAGAGAGCCTGATTTTGAAATGGAACGCATCAAGAAGACCCTTGTTATTGAACCAACTCATCCTTCAAATTCTGGAGCATACTATTGTGCAACAGCAGATGATGTTGCCCAATTAATTGTAAAAAATCAAg TGCCATCTGTGACATATCTGCTTGGTCCTGGTGTTGAGAAGACCAAGTCTGCTGAAGAGCACTGCCCAATTGTTCAGCAATTTGAGATTTCAGATCCCATTGCCAAAGCCTGTTGGTACAAAGATGGAACCCAGATCTACCCAAAAGGGGAAGCTGACTGTGAATCACAGAGCAGCAGCCAAGCCTTGCCCCTCCAGTCACATCACTTGTCTGGTGATCGGAGTTTTGGCTGTGAAACATCTGGTGATGCACAGTCAAATGTGGTGAAAG CAGAGCAGTGTCACTATGGTGACGAGATTGGTGAGATAGCTGATGCATCTGCCCAATACACTGTGGATGTCAAAG CTACACCGCCAAGGCTCTCTTCTGACCAAGAGAAGAACAAGTCGACTGAAGAGGCTTATCCTGTTGACGTTGAGCGCATTTCCTCGAAGCGCAATTCTGGCATCTTCGGCAGCAAGAGAGGAGATATTCAGACATATGAAGAACATTCCAGGGAAATGACAGCTCCTCAGTCAACTTATGAATATACGACTGACTGGATTACATCTAAACAGCCAAATGAGCTCTCTGACAATCAACAAATGATAAATGCCAAATCTCCAGTTTACTGTAACTCTGTGCAGCCAACAATAATGAAATCTGACACACAGCATGACAATAAACAGTCCACAGAATCACAAGGTGAGGAATTCATTTACTATATACAGCATGCAGAAACCCCATCTGAACAGCTTGTTACTTCCCTGAAGACAACTGTCCAGTCAGATGAGTTTTGTAATATTCTACAAACTGCAACTGTTGAATCTGAGGAATCTAATGTCAAGACTATAACTGCCCAATCAGAAGAGCTACATAGCTCAGTACAGATGGGGGCTGTCCTATCAGAGCAATGCAATCCCCTACAAACTTCAACTGCCCAATCAGGGCACCTTACTAACCACTTACAGATTTCAACATTCAAATCAGATGAGTTATGTGACTCTGTAAAAACTGCAACTCTCCAGTCAGAGGAGTCCTTTAAATCCTTACAGTCTGGAACTCTCCAGTCAGAGGAGCCTTTTAAATCCTTACAGTCTGCAACGGGCCAAACAGAGGAGCTCCACAACTCCACGCAGATGCCAGCTATCCTGTCAGGGAAGCTTCTTGATTGCTTACAGACTGAAAATGTCCATTCAGAGGAGCTCTTTAACTCCTTACGGACTGCAAAAGACCAGTCTGAGGAGTTAAGCAGACCCCTACAGACATCAACTGTCCAGTCAGAGAAACTTTGTGACTTCCCTGACACTGCATCCCTTCAATCAGTGGGATTGCATAACTCTCAAAAGGCAGAAACTATCCAACCAGGTGGGCAATACAACATTCTACAGTCTGCATTTGTCAGATTGGATGACCTCTATCACACAGGACAGGCAGTGCCTAACCAATCAGAGGTGTCAATGCAGGCAACAACAGTCCAAGCAGATTGTCATCACATGATGGAGGCAACACAAGACCAAGTAGACAGCACACTTAACTCTGGGCAAAAATCCACTACCCAGTTTTCAGAGCCTAACCATGTCAAGCAGGCATCTACTGTCCAATCAGAAGAGATCTATCTATCAAGGATGTATGACAGTCACTGGAATGACTATGTCACTGCAAATAAGGTGGCTGTTGAAG CTCCACCTGTGAGAATTACAACTCTTTGTGAGGCTGAGAGGAACAAGTCTGTTGAAGTTGATGAACCCATAGTGCTGCGATGTGAAATATCAGATCCTAACGCTCAAGTTACTTGGTACAAGGATGGAATAAAACTACATGAAGCAGCTGGGCAAGACATGCTGGAAGAGGGTTCCATAAGAACACTGGCTTTCCAGTCAGCAACGCTGTCTCATGCAGGGATTTACAGCTGCAAGACAACAGATGATGCAATGCAGTTTCATGTGGATGTTAAAG CTCCACTTCTGAAGTTGTCAGCTATATCTGAGGCTGACCAGAAAAAGACAGTCATGGCAGGCTGTCCCATTGCTCTACAATGTGAGCTGTCAGACCCCGCTGGACAAGTCAGTTGGTACAAAGATGGAACAGAGCTCCTACCTCAAAACGGAGTAGACATCCAGTCAGAGGGCAATGTGAGGAGTCTAGTTGTCCCATCAGCAGAGCGGGCTCACTCTGGCATATACCGTTGTGAGTCAAAGGATGATGACATCCAGTTCGATGTGGAAGTAAAAG CTCTACCTGTGAAGTTCTCAGAGCTTCAAGAGACGGACAGGAACAAGTCCGTCCAAGAAGGCTGTCCCATTGTCCTCAGCTGTGAACTCTCTCATGATTCTTCTGCTCATGTCGACTGGTACAAGGATGGGATGAAACTcctacaacaaaacaatgtggaAATACAGTCAGATGGTCTAACAAGATCCCTTGTCATTCATTCAGCTGAAAGCATACATAGCGGTAGCTATGAATGTTCAACAGCAGATGACACCATCACCTTTAAAGTGGATGTACAAG GCCGATCGCCACAGATCATGCCAATCCCACTATCAGAAAAGCACAAGGTGGTTGCAATTGGTTTTCCAATTGTTCTCCAGTGTGAGGTCTCTGACCCTGTTGCTCAGGTTTCCTGGTTCAAAGAAGAGGTGGAACTTTTTTGCAAAACTGGCCTTGATATGAAAAGAGATGGCAGCCTcagaaaattaataattaattctGCTAAGGTCTCTGACTCTGGCTTCTACAGCTGTAACCTCGCTGATGATGTTGTGACATTCCATGTGGACATCCAAG CTACTCCTGTGAGGTTTTCAACACTTCCAGAGGTCGCAAGAAACAAATTTGTTGAAGCAGGCTGCCCAATTAAGCTGCAGTGTGAAGTCTCAGAGCCAACCGCCCAAGTCTATTGGCAGAAGGATGGAGAACAGCTATTTCCAAAGTGTGAATATGAAatccaaacaaaagaaaaacagagagcgCTGGTTATTAAATCAGCAGAAGTCAGACACTCTGGGGTGTACAGCTGTGAGGCCGCAGATGACCATATAGAATTCAAGGTGGATGTTGCAG CGCCTCCAGTAACATTTGCTGATATCCCAGAGGAGGACCTTTTCAAGAGTGTTGTGGAACAAGAACAGCTTGCCCTGTCATGCGAAGTAACAAGGGCTGATGGTGTTGTCCAGTGGTACAAAGATGGAACTGAAATCCAACCAAGCAACAATATTACAATCCAAGCAGAGGACACTCAAAGAAATCTGACAATCCATTCAGCTGAACTGTCAGATTCAGGCACATACACATGCCGTGCAGGagacaacattttaatgttcaaGGTTAATATACGAg AACCTCCGGTGATGATAATCTACCCCAAGGAGGATGTCCACCTCGACCGTCACGTTCCTGAGGAAATCATTCTGAGTTGTGAACTGTCTCGTCCAAACGGTGTTGTGAGCTGGTACAAAGATGGCCAAAAGCTGCAGGAGAGTGAGAACATCAAGCTCAAGATTGAAGGCCCTTATCGACGACTGAAGATTATTTCCAGTGGTGTGGAAGATTCTGGAGAATACGTCTGTGATACAGCTGATGATTCAATATTCTTTAACCTTAGTATTACAG AACCTCCGGTGCGGATTGTATCCCCAAGTCAATCACAAATGGAACTGTGCCAGCAAACGTCCGAGAGGATGGTACTGAGCTGTGAGATCTCACGGCCTAATGCAATGGTACGCTGGTATAGAGACGGACTTGAAGTGGAGGAGAATGACAACCTTATTCTAGAGGTGGATGGTGTCTACAGAAGACTTATTATACCGGAAACTACAGTCAAAGATTCCGCCGAATATGTCTGTGATACAGCAGATGACTCAGTGACATTCTTTGTAAACATAGCAG AGCCTCCTGTTCGCTTTGTACGTCCACGGAAGACAGCAAGTAGAGTAGAAAAAGTGGTTGGGAATACTCTGGTTCTAGACTGTGAGGTTTCAAGATCAAATGCTGAGGTCACCTGGAAGAAGAATGGAGAAGAGGTAGAGGACTCCAGAAATGTCACCATCCTTGAAGATGGTGCCATGCGTCAATTGACCATTCACTCACTGACAGTTGAAGATTCTGGGCAATATGTCTGTGATGCAAAGGATGATGTGATGGACTTCCATGTAAAAGTGCAAG ATTTGCCTGTGAAAATTCTCGGAAAAACTGACGCAAAAACAGAGAAGCAGTTCTTAGTATCTGATGACATTATTCTTGTGTGTGAACTATCAAGATCCAATGCGTCAGTCAGTTGGTACAAAAATAACCAGCTAATTGATGACACCGAGCGATACTGTAGTGAGGAGCAAGGTGTTTTCCGGTCACTGGTTGTCCTAAATGCTGGGCTCGAAGATTCGGGAGAGTACACCTGTGATGCAGTGGATGATAAAATGGTCTTCTATATCACTGTCAAAG AGCCTCCAGTAAAGATCATTGGAAATTCAGGCCACCCAGAGCATCATATCCTGGTAGCAGGGGATGACCTTATTTTGGAGTGTGAGGTGTCTAGGCCAAACGCCACCGTTCAGTGGTTATGGAATGGCGAGATACTGAAACCAGACACTCGTGTAAAAATTGACAGCTATGACGTTGTTAGGAAGCTTGTTCTCTCTGGACTTCAGCCCTCAGACTctggaaaatacatttgtgatgCCACCGATGACAAACTGACAACGATAGTCGAGGTCCAAG AAGCACCTGTCATGTTTGTGAATAAAGAAGTAAATAATAACATCTCAGCATATGAAAATGAGAATGTTACACTGTGTGCCATTGTGAGCCGAGAAGGAGTTAATGTTCGGTGGCTGAAAGATGGCCAACTATTGAACGAGGACAACATTCACATCTCCAGTGAGGGTAACACCCACAAGCTCACCATTAATCCCCTGCAGCTGTCAGATTCTGGAGAATATGTCTgtcacataaacacagatgaGATGTATTTCAGTCTTTTAGTCAAAG AAATGAAGGTGAAATTTATCAAACAACTGGAGAACATTGTGGCTCTGAAGGGCAGCGGCCTTACATTACGATGTGAGATCAACAAGCCCAAAGGAGATGTCCAGTGGCTAAAAGATGGCCAGGAGATCTCTCCAAGCCGTCGGCACACAATACGGGCACAAGGTCGAGAGCGAACCTTTACCATCCATGAACTAGTGGATGAAGATGCTGGAGAATATGCCTGTGAATCCACAGGTGACAGAACCTCAGCTATTGTCACTTTAGAAA CTCCCCGTGTCGTTGAGTTCATAGCGGAGCTTCGTAGCATCACGGTCTGTGAAGGAGAAGATGCAATATTTAAGTGTGTGGTTTCACCAGAGGACACTCGCTTGGTGTGGTACTTAAATGGCAAACAAGTAGCTCAGAATGAGCACACTGTCATTTCAAGCAACGGACTATGCCACATGCTCTGCATCCACAACTGCACGGTTTCAGATAGCAGCAAAGTGACAGCTGATGCAGAGGGGTTGGTATCAGAGGCAGAACTCCAGGTTCAAG AACAACAGGTGTTGTTCACCAAGAAAATGACACCAGTTATAGCTGAAGAGTACAATGAGGCAACCCTAGAGGTGGAGGTGAGTGTGGATACGGGTGAGGTGCAGTGGATGAGGCAAGGGGTGCTGATCCACCCCGGAGCCAAGTATACCCTGAAACACAAGGGCCGAAAACACAGTCTCACCATCCACAAACTCACCATGTCTGACCGGGGCATCTACAGCTGTGAAACCCTCCATGACCGCACGCAAGCCCAGCTCACAGTGGAAC CTCGAAAAATCACAATCAAGAGGGGGTTGACTGACATAAAAACCACGGAGAGAGAAACAGCCTCGTTTGAGGTGGAACTGTCCCATCCCAATGTCCCGGGCACCTGGACGAGAAACGGAATTCAGCTTAAGCCGACGAATCACTTCCGCATGACTGCCAAAGGACAAGTCCACAGCCTTACTATCTCCAACCTATCAGTAGAAGACACTGGCACCTTCATGTTCTGTGTAGAGAATCTGAAAACATCTGCAAGGCTTGCCGTCAAGG AGCCCCCAGTGACAATTTTCAGAAAACTGGAGGACCAGAAATTCCCTGAGGGGGCAATAGCCTCTATTGAGTGTGAGCTGTCAAGACACAATGTCAACGTGAAATGGATGAAG aaTGGGGTTGAGTTGAAGCCAGGCAAGGACTTGCGCATTTATGCAATGGGACGGAAGCGTTTTCTTCAGATCATGAAATGTCATGTCAGTGATTCTGGCACGTACACCTGTGATGCTGGAGATGTGACTACATCCTGCACTGTGGAGGTCTATG